TCGTGAATCCAATCATTAGGCAACATTTTGACAGAGTTGAGGCTCGGCTTATCCAAAGTCCGGTCGTCGTTTCCTATCAGATATTAAGGCGAGAAATTACCACTTCTGATGGCAAATTGCGAATCAAGGTGGCGCTAAGCGAGGGGGTAACGTCGAATTATTCGAGTATGTGGCTGAGTTAGGCGGGCGTATGCACTTGAAGAAATACAGTTTCCACTGGCAAGATGCTCAAGGAAAGTTGCAACGGCGTTGGGATAATGCACCGCACCATCCCAATTTGCCTAAGGCACCCCATCATATTCACAGCGAAGACAACTCGGTAAGGATAATAAGGTTGTTTTCGATTGCAAAAATATGATTACCGATATTGAAGGGCTTAAGGCTTTAGCCCGGGAATACTGGGGGTCTCAGGCGCTTTTTGTCTCCCTTCGATTAGGCCTCTTTGAAGCCCTGGCCGAAAAGGCTTCTCCACCTTCAGAGATAGCTAAAAGGCTGCAACTTAATAAGGAGGCCTTGAAGCAAATTCTTAACGCCCTGGTCGCTCTGGGATTGGTAGCTAAGGCCAATGAAAATTACACCCTCACCCCTTTAAGCCAACGCTGTCTGGTAAAAGAAGGTGATGCCTACCTGGGCCATTACATCCGGCATAACGAACACCTCCTTACTTACTGGCTCCACCTGGATGAGGCCGTCAGAACCGGCAAACCACCGGCTTTTAGAATGACGGCTGATCAGTCGGATAATCCACAGAGACGGAGGATTTTTATCGAGGCGATGGAGGACCTGGGCCGCCTCTCAGCCCCTGAAATTTATCACGCCCTGGATTTAACGCCTGCCTTGAATCTCCTCGATGTGGGTTCCGGACCAGCTACCCTGCCCCGATACTTTCTGAAACAAAATCCTGGCCTGAGGGTGACCATCATTGACCTGCCCCAAGTCATAGAAATAGCTAAGGAGAAGATCGCTCAGGATAAGCTGACCGGTCAAATAGCTATTCTGGCAGGGGATCTGAGGGAAATAGATTGGGGAAGCAGTGAGTTCGAGATCGTCCTTTTCTCCAACATTATTCACATGTACGACTCGGAGACTAACCGCCAACTGGTCAAAAAGGCCGCCCGTGCCCTGAAAGAAGGGGGAAGATTGGTCATCCACGATTATGTCCTGAGGCAAGAGGGAACAATGCCCTTAGAGGGAGCCCTCTTTTCTCTGAATATGCTTATCGGCACGGCTGGCGGGAAAAGCTACCAGGAGGATGAGATTACCGCCTGGCTATCTGAAGCCGGCTTTAGCTCCCCTGAACGGATAGATTTAACTACCTCACACTCCCTTACGATTGGGGAAAAGTCTTCAGGAGTAGGGGAGTCTTATTAAGATTAGGTAACTGTTCAGCCACTGATTAACACGGATTAGCACAGATAAATAACAGAGGACAGAAGGCTGAGTTGTAGGGACAAGGCTTGTCCCTGTCCGTTCCGTAGGCGGACAATTGTCCCTACAACCTTAGTTGCAGGAAAATACGCCGTAGCGGGATTTTTCCGTGTTTCATCTGTGTGCATCCGTGGCTGAACGCTTACAAGATTAGAACAGAGAAAGGAAGTCTCTATTGAAAAGGAGAAGCTTCAAGAGCAGACGGCTTAGGATATAGTCTGGGTAGGAGGTGATAATTATGCCAGAGACTGCAACGATTTCTTCTCCACAACTAAAGCCTAAAGTGAGTCTGGAGGAATTCCGCAACCTGCCTGAAGGTCCGCCTGATTACGAATTTGAAGAAGGAGAGGTGATTCCATTGGCCCGGCCACACGGACGCCATCAGTTGCTGTTAATTCGATTAGGCGCTGCTCTGGATGGCTATGTAACTCAGCGAAAGGCGGGTCGAATCTGGCCGGAAATTGATGTAGAATTGACCGAACAGAGGAGTTATGTCCCGGATTTGGTTTATTTGGCTCAGGAACATCTGGATCGGATGGGTAATGACGGTAAAATTCACGGCGCGCCTGATCTGGTCGTGGAAATAGGTTCACCAGGCACAGTCAGCCGTGACCGGGTGACAAAATTTAATACCTATCTTGAGGCTGGCGTTTCCTGGTACTGGATCATTGATCCTGAAGAATTGACCATTGAAGAATATAACCGGCATGAGGATGGCTACTACTGGCGGACAAAGAGCATTGATGCGGATGACATCTTCCGGCCGGATTTGTTTCCGGGCCTGGAATTAAATCTACAGAAAATGATGGAAGGATAGATGGAACGCTGGATAGCCGGATTTATTGACCGTCTTGCCCTTGAAGAGGGCCTGGCTGAGGCCACCTGTGAGGCCTACGAGCAGGATCTGCGCCAATTCAGGGCCTATTTGAAAGAAAAAGAGATTAACTCCTGGCCAGATGTCAGCCGGGATGAGATTGTCTCCTTTCTCCTTCACTTAAAAGAGATCGGCCTTTCCCCTACTTCGCTGGCCCGAAAACAGATCGCCCTCAAGCGATTTTTTCGCTACCTATCTCAAGAGAAGGTAGTAGCCATAGACCCCACTATTAACCTGGCCGCCCCCAAGACAGGAAAAAGTTTGCCCAAGGTCTTGACTTACGAAGAGGTCGAAAGACTCCTGGCTCAACCTGATCTAAACTCGGAGATTGGAAGACGGGACAAGGCCATGCTGGAGTTTCTCTATGCTACCGGAGTGAGGGTCTCTGAGTTAATCTCTGTGGCTCCCTCGGATATTAACTTAGAGGTCGGCTTTGTCAGGGTGATGGGCAAGGGGAGTAAAGAAAGGATTATCCCCCTGGGTAGAACCGCTTCCAAGGCGGTGAAAGATTATTTAGAGGAGGTTAGAGGCAGATTGGCTAAAAAGAATAAAAGTGGTAAGATAAGTCCCTTTCTTTTCTTAAATTGGAGGGGCAGGTCGCTTACCAGACAGGGCTTTTGGAAGATCATCAAACATTATGCCCGTTCGGCCGGAATCAAAACCCCTCTTACCCCGCATACCTTACGGCATTCCTTTGCCACTCATTTACTGGCTAATAAAGCCGATCTGAGGTCTATTCAGGAGATGCTCGGTCACGCCGATATATCTACTACTCAGATTTATACCCATCTGGATCAAACCCGGCTGAAAGATATCCATGCCCAATACCATCCCCGGGGGTAAAAAATGACGGAAATCATTGTTACCCACGTAAATGCTGATTTTGACGCCCTGGCTTCGATGGCTGCCGCCCAACTCCTTTATCCCGAAGCCAAATTGGTTATTCCCGGCTCATGTGAAAAAAATGTCCGGGAATATCTGGAAAACATTGACCACGAACTCTCCCTTTACTCTATTCGCCAGATAGATCCAAAGAAAATAAAAAGGCTAATCATTGTGGATACCCACAGCAGCGGTCGGGTAGAGGAGTTTGAAACCCTCATTGAGTCGCAGCCGGTGATTCACATCTATGACCATCACCCTGGCCAGGATATGGAGATTACCCCTGAGGTATCCGTGATTAAAGAGCAGGGGGCAACTATAACTATTCTCCTTGATCTTATCAGAGAGAAACGGCTTACTATTACGCCGGTTCTGGCTACCCTTTTTCTCCTAGGCATCTACGAGGAAACCGGCGCCTTCACTTTCCCGACCACCACAGAATTTGATCTTTCTACGGCGGCTTACCTTTTTAGTCAGCAGGCAGATTTAAAGACCGTCAACCGGTTTTCAGCCCAAACCCTGAATAACGACCAGCTCGATCTCCTGGCCGATCTGATTAAGTCAAGGCGAATCCACTTTCTTCCCAACGGTCGGGAAATTATGCTCCTCAAATCTTCTCTGGATAAATATATCAGTGACTTAGCCGTGGTGATCCACAAAATCATGGACCTGGCGAGGCCTCAAGCGATGCTGGCCATGGTTTGGATGAAAGACAGGGTCTATGTTATTGGCCGAAGCCGGATACCGGAGATAAATGTGAGCCGGATCCTTTTACCTTTAGGGGGTGGAGGGCACAGCAGCGCGGCTTCGGCCACCATTAAAGAGATAGACCTTAAAGAAGTCGAAAATAAAATTATTGACTGCTTAGACAACCGCACCAGTCAATCTTACCTCAATATTAAAGACTTAATGGAGGAAAGACTTCCTTACGCTATCCAGGAATTGATCAAAAAGATCGCTGAGGCGGCTGATCAGGCCAGTTATCCATGTTTTATTGTGGGTGGGCTGGTCAGAGATATACTTTTGGGCAAGATAAGTTTCGACTTAGATGTAGTGGTGGAAGGTGACGGAATTGACTTTTCCAGGCTTCTGGTGAAAAAAAGCGGCGGAGAGGTAAAGAGATTCGCCAAGTTCAAGACAGCCGTGGTCAGCTTTCCCAACGGCTTTAAGTTAGACGTAGCCACGGCCAGAACAGAACATTACGCCTATCCTGGGGCCTTACCTAAAGTAAAACCAAGCTCTATCCGGGAGGACCTCTTTCGTCGGGATTTTACTATCAATGCCCTGGCTATCCAGATCAATGCCGCCCATTACGGTGATCTAATCGATTTCTTTGGAGGCCGCAATGATTTAGCCGCCCGTCTTATCAGAGTCCTCCATCCGGACAGCTTTCGTGATGATCCCACCCGGATATTTCGGGCGGTAAGATTTGAAAACCGGCTTGGGTTTATCACAGAAGCCGGGACAGAAGGTCTTATGAAGGAAGCCGTAGCTGATGGTATGCTGGAGCAAATAACCAATCAAAGGATCAGGGAGGAACTGATTCAAATCCTGTCCGAGGATCAGCCATATTCCGCCCTGAAGAAATTACAAGACCGGGGGATACTGGCCAGGCTTCACCCGGCCTTGTCTCTCCCTGACAACCTTGTTTCTCTTTTTAAGCAGATTCACGATATCCTCTTCCATTTCCGTTTAATCATCGGCGAAAAAGAAATAGAAACATGGCTGATCTATTTCCTGGCAATGACAGAGGACCTGGATTATCCGCATATTGAAAGACTCGTATCCGATCTTAAGTTTACCAGGAGACAGAAGAATAAGATCCTGACCGCCAGGAAGCGAAGTCAGCGAATCATTGACCTGCTTACCGTTTCCCCCCAAAGTCTTACGCCAGCTTTTATCTATCGTGAACTGCAATTAGTTTCCACTGAAACCCTTATTTTAGTTATGGCCAGGATTAGCCTCCTGCCGGATAAAAATCTAAGTGAAGAGGCCAAAAGAAGGGTGGCTACTTATCTGGTTCACCTCAATCGAATGAAGGTTATGATTACTGGAGAGGATCTGAAGGGGATGGGTATACCGCCGGGGCCTGAATATACCCGCATTAAGGAAGCCGTCTTCTCTGCCCGCCTGGACGGCCACGTCTTAACCAAAGCCGACGAACTTGATTACGTTCAAACCCACTTTGGACAACTGAGAAGTCAGAAGTCGGAGGCCAGATGTCAGAAGCCGAAAGACAGAAGTTAGAAAGTTCTTCTGCCAAAAAATGGCTGGACATCTGGAGGTTGATGTGGTATACTTTTCACGAGATAGAGATTTGAGATAGAGAAGGCGTTGCACCTGACCAAAACCGCAAGCGGTTTTGGCAGGTGAACTTTGTTGTTCTACTCTTCGCTTTGCTGCGGGGAGAACAAGGCACGGGAGACAGATGCCCCTTCAGGGCGACCACTCAGTGCCGCATTAGCGTGCTTCTTAGCGAGCAAGGCAAGAATACATTACGCATGTAAGTGAGAGTACAACAAGCAGAGGAGAGAAGCCTTTGAGGAGAAATACGTATGCTTCAGTTACAATTAGACGTTCAACCACAGACCGAGCAACGGCTCAAAAAACTGCTCCAAGTTATCCCTGATCAAGAACAGTTTGCCCAAAATCTGCTGGACTATCAGGTGGCCGAGTTCAAGAAGAGTCTTCTCAATCTTCGTCTGGATCTCCAGCAGTTTGAAGAGACCTATCACCTCAGCACCGAGGAGTTTTATCAGCAATTTCAAGCTGGAATCCGCGATGATCGGGAAGACTATATGGTCTGGGCAGGACTTTATGAACTGTTGTGTGAGAATGAACAACGCCTGCGAGAGCTGACATGATTGACACCTATTTTACCGAGTTGGAACAGCTGCTCCAGCAAGGGGTCCCGATCCGGTCGTATAGCCTCAAGAAAAAGGTGTATAATACCAAATATGGCTGTATAAGGGGGACGATTGTGTTTGAACAGGGCACACAGTTAGACTTTATGGAAGTCAAAAATACCGATGTCTCGGCCAAAATCAAATATCGGTATCACTATATGACGAGTCAACAAGCGTTGATCTTTCGGTACGATAATGCCCCGCATCATCGGCAGTTGAAGACCTTTCCGCATCATAAACATCTCCCCCAGGGCGAGCAGGAAAGTGACGAGCCGACGTTAGAAGCGGTGTTATTCGAAATTGCCCAACACGAACGGAAGAAGGGGAGACAAGATCGTTGCCAGACTGAGAACATTGGGGACGGTTCAAAATAGTCCATTTTCTTGTGAAACCTTGCGACCTGTAGTGAGCTTTTAGCCCCGTAGGGGCGATATATTTATAGCGAGATGCCAACACTTACATCTCAAGCCCCGTAGAGGCGATATATGTAAGAACATATCGCTCCTACGGAGCTTTAACCTTTAACATGGTTCTGCCTGGGGAACTATAAATATTCCGCCCCGCTGGGGCTATTGTCGATAATTTTTAGAGCCTATCCCAAAACCTCTCCAGTGTGACCAGAAGCCGAGTTTCTTCAAGAAACCAGGTTTCTATCGCGGAGGTTTTGGGATAGGCCATTAGTCGCAAGCTTTCACAGCAAGGTGAACCGTCCCAACTTAACCCATAGTACTATAATCTGTAATGAGCTTACTTTTTTAACTTGATTTTGAGTAGATACCTTACCCCGAATTATTGAGAAGATAGTAAGTGTTTAGCCACAAAGACACATCCTTTTTTTCCCTTCGTGTCTTCGTGCCTTGGTGGCTGAACGGTTACAGAAGATCCAGGGTAAGCGTTCAGCCACTAAGGCACAAAGACACAACCTCGATGCTCGATCCGGGATACTGGCTCCTTTACCAGCATCGAGGATCGAGCATCGAGGATCGAGCATCGAGAATCCAGTATCATGTGATGAACGGTTACGATCCAGGAGTTATAATCTATGGAGATCACGGAACGAATCGTCCCGGTATATATCGAGGACGAGATGAAGAATTCTTATATTGATTATGCCATGAGCGTAATTGTCGGCCGGGCTTTGCCTGATGTGCGAGATGGGCTGAAGCCGGTGCATCGCCGCATCCTTTACGCCATGAACGAGATGGGGTCAACCCATGATAAGCCCTACCGTAAGTCGGCCAGGATCGTGGGTGAAGTCCTGGGTAAATATCATCCTCACGGTGATATGGCTGTTTATGACACTATGGTCAGGATGGCCCAAGACTTTTCCTGCCGCTATCTTCTAATTGATGGTCAGGGCAATTTTGGTTCTGTTGACGGTGATTCCCCGGCGGCCATGCGTTACACTGAAAGCCGATTGACGGCCATAGCTGAAGGCCTGTTAGAAGATATAGATAAGGAAACGATCAATTTTGTCCCCAACTTCGATGAGAGTTTAAAAGAACCTACAGTCTTGCCGGCCAAACTCCCTCATTTACTTTTGAACGGCTCTTCCGGAATAGCCGTGGGTATGGCCACCAATATCCCCCCTCATAACCTGCCTGAATTGATAAGCGCTATTGTCCGCTTGATTGATGAGCCGGAGATAGAGGAAAATGAGTTTATCTCCCTTATTTCCGGCCCGGACTTCCCTACCGGCGGCATCATATTTGGCCGGGAAGGGATAAGAGAGGCATATACTACCGGCCGCGGAAAGATTGTCCTTCGGGCCAGGGCCGAGATCGAAGAGGTAAAAGGGGGCCGAGAGAACATTATTATTACTGAAATCCCCTATCAGGTTAATAAGGGACTTCTCCTTAAAAAGATCGGCGAGTTGATTCAGACCAAGGGGGTGGAAGGTTTGAGTGACCTCAGAGATGAATCGGATCGGGAAGGAATGAGGATCGTTATCGAACTCAAAAAGGGTGCTCCAACCAACATCATTCTTAATCAACTTTATAAACATACCCCCCTGCAAGTTACCTTTGGGGTGATTATGCTCGCCCTGGTTAATAATTACCCCAAGATTCTGACCTTAAAGGAGATGGTTTATGCCTTCCTCCAGCATCGCCGGGAAGTGGTCAGAAAGAGAACCGAATACGAGCTGAGGGTGGCTGAGGCCAGGGCCCATATCCTGGAAGGACTTAAAGTGGCCCTGGCTAATTTGGATGCAGTCATTCAGCTTATCCGCGCATCTAAGACCACTAAAGAGGCCAAAGAAGGCTTGATCAGAGAATTTGCCCTCTCTGAAAAACAGGCCCAGGCCATCTTAGAGATGCAGCTTCAGAGATTGACCGGTCTGGAACAGGAAAAGATCGAAAAAGAATATTTAGCCTTAATCAAGGAAATAGCCAGGCTGAAATTTATTCTGGAAAATCCCAGGGAGATCGATCTTATCATCAGAGAAGAATTGCTTGAAATAAAAAAAACTTACGCTGATGGCCGAAGGACGCAGATCGTGGACGCCACCTCGGAGCTTAGTGTGGAAGACCTGATTCCTGAAGAAGATATGGTCATCACTATCTCTCATACCGGCTACATCAAACGGCTGCCGGTAACCACCTATCGCAAACAAAGAAGAGGCGGAAAAGGCATCACCGGGATGGAGACCAGAGAGGAAGATTTTGTAGAATATCTCTTCATCGCTTCCACCCACGATTATATCCTCTTTTTTACCAATAAGGGCAAGGTTTACTGGTTGAAGGTTCATGCGATTCCTCAGGCAGGAAGGACGGCGCGGGGCACACCCGCGGTCAACCTTATCCGGATTGAAAAGGGGGAAAGAATCAGCGCCTTTATCCCTATTCATCAGTTTACGCCTGATGATTATTTAGTCATGGCCACCAGGCAGGGATTAGTTAAAAAGACAGCCCTTTCGGAATATTCCAGACCCAGACCGAGTGGGATTATTGCCATTACCCTGGAAGAAGGAGACGAGTTGGTGGGCGTAGAGTTGACTGAGGGGCATCAAGAAATACTTTTAGCCACCAGGACCGGTAAAAGCATTCGATTCCCCGAGACAGACGTTCGGCCTACGGGGCGGGCTTCCCGTGGAGTAAGAGGAATTCGCTTTGGGGTCCGAAAAGATGAGGTAATAGGCATGGAGGTGGTCGGGTCTGAAATGACGCTGGTTACCGTGACGGAGCAGGGGTTTGGCAAGCGGACGGACCTGTCTGAATATCGCACCCAGGCCAGGGGAGGCCAAGGAATCATTAACATCAAGATCACTCCCCGCGGCGGAGAGGTAGCCGGCATCCTTGAGGTGGATAATGACGACGAGTTGATGATAATTACCCAGAGTGGGATGGTTATTCGTTTAG
This bacterium DNA region includes the following protein-coding sequences:
- a CDS encoding Uma2 family endonuclease, with protein sequence MPETATISSPQLKPKVSLEEFRNLPEGPPDYEFEEGEVIPLARPHGRHQLLLIRLGAALDGYVTQRKAGRIWPEIDVELTEQRSYVPDLVYLAQEHLDRMGNDGKIHGAPDLVVEIGSPGTVSRDRVTKFNTYLEAGVSWYWIIDPEELTIEEYNRHEDGYYWRTKSIDADDIFRPDLFPGLELNLQKMMEG
- a CDS encoding methyltransferase, whose product is MITDIEGLKALAREYWGSQALFVSLRLGLFEALAEKASPPSEIAKRLQLNKEALKQILNALVALGLVAKANENYTLTPLSQRCLVKEGDAYLGHYIRHNEHLLTYWLHLDEAVRTGKPPAFRMTADQSDNPQRRRIFIEAMEDLGRLSAPEIYHALDLTPALNLLDVGSGPATLPRYFLKQNPGLRVTIIDLPQVIEIAKEKIAQDKLTGQIAILAGDLREIDWGSSEFEIVLFSNIIHMYDSETNRQLVKKAARALKEGGRLVIHDYVLRQEGTMPLEGALFSLNMLIGTAGGKSYQEDEITAWLSEAGFSSPERIDLTTSHSLTIGEKSSGVGESY
- the xerD gene encoding site-specific tyrosine recombinase XerD, with the protein product MERWIAGFIDRLALEEGLAEATCEAYEQDLRQFRAYLKEKEINSWPDVSRDEIVSFLLHLKEIGLSPTSLARKQIALKRFFRYLSQEKVVAIDPTINLAAPKTGKSLPKVLTYEEVERLLAQPDLNSEIGRRDKAMLEFLYATGVRVSELISVAPSDINLEVGFVRVMGKGSKERIIPLGRTASKAVKDYLEEVRGRLAKKNKSGKISPFLFLNWRGRSLTRQGFWKIIKHYARSAGIKTPLTPHTLRHSFATHLLANKADLRSIQEMLGHADISTTQIYTHLDQTRLKDIHAQYHPRG
- a CDS encoding DUF6516 family protein encodes the protein MFEQGTQLDFMEVKNTDVSAKIKYRYHYMTSQQALIFRYDNAPHHRQLKTFPHHKHLPQGEQESDEPTLEAVLFEIAQHERKKGRQDRCQTENIGDGSK
- a CDS encoding DHH family phosphoesterase — its product is MTEIIVTHVNADFDALASMAAAQLLYPEAKLVIPGSCEKNVREYLENIDHELSLYSIRQIDPKKIKRLIIVDTHSSGRVEEFETLIESQPVIHIYDHHPGQDMEITPEVSVIKEQGATITILLDLIREKRLTITPVLATLFLLGIYEETGAFTFPTTTEFDLSTAAYLFSQQADLKTVNRFSAQTLNNDQLDLLADLIKSRRIHFLPNGREIMLLKSSLDKYISDLAVVIHKIMDLARPQAMLAMVWMKDRVYVIGRSRIPEINVSRILLPLGGGGHSSAASATIKEIDLKEVENKIIDCLDNRTSQSYLNIKDLMEERLPYAIQELIKKIAEAADQASYPCFIVGGLVRDILLGKISFDLDVVVEGDGIDFSRLLVKKSGGEVKRFAKFKTAVVSFPNGFKLDVATARTEHYAYPGALPKVKPSSIREDLFRRDFTINALAIQINAAHYGDLIDFFGGRNDLAARLIRVLHPDSFRDDPTRIFRAVRFENRLGFITEAGTEGLMKEAVADGMLEQITNQRIREELIQILSEDQPYSALKKLQDRGILARLHPALSLPDNLVSLFKQIHDILFHFRLIIGEKEIETWLIYFLAMTEDLDYPHIERLVSDLKFTRRQKNKILTARKRSQRIIDLLTVSPQSLTPAFIYRELQLVSTETLILVMARISLLPDKNLSEEAKRRVATYLVHLNRMKVMITGEDLKGMGIPPGPEYTRIKEAVFSARLDGHVLTKADELDYVQTHFGQLRSQKSEARCQKPKDRS
- a CDS encoding DUF6516 family protein, producing MANQGGAKRGGNVELFEYVAELGGRMHLKKYSFHWQDAQGKLQRRWDNAPHHPNLPKAPHHIHSEDNSVRIIRLFSIAKI
- the gyrA gene encoding DNA gyrase subunit A, which encodes MEITERIVPVYIEDEMKNSYIDYAMSVIVGRALPDVRDGLKPVHRRILYAMNEMGSTHDKPYRKSARIVGEVLGKYHPHGDMAVYDTMVRMAQDFSCRYLLIDGQGNFGSVDGDSPAAMRYTESRLTAIAEGLLEDIDKETINFVPNFDESLKEPTVLPAKLPHLLLNGSSGIAVGMATNIPPHNLPELISAIVRLIDEPEIEENEFISLISGPDFPTGGIIFGREGIREAYTTGRGKIVLRARAEIEEVKGGRENIIITEIPYQVNKGLLLKKIGELIQTKGVEGLSDLRDESDREGMRIVIELKKGAPTNIILNQLYKHTPLQVTFGVIMLALVNNYPKILTLKEMVYAFLQHRREVVRKRTEYELRVAEARAHILEGLKVALANLDAVIQLIRASKTTKEAKEGLIREFALSEKQAQAILEMQLQRLTGLEQEKIEKEYLALIKEIARLKFILENPREIDLIIREELLEIKKTYADGRRTQIVDATSELSVEDLIPEEDMVITISHTGYIKRLPVTTYRKQRRGGKGITGMETREEDFVEYLFIASTHDYILFFTNKGKVYWLKVHAIPQAGRTARGTPAVNLIRIEKGERISAFIPIHQFTPDDYLVMATRQGLVKKTALSEYSRPRPSGIIAITLEEGDELVGVELTEGHQEILLATRTGKSIRFPETDVRPTGRASRGVRGIRFGVRKDEVIGMEVVGSEMTLVTVTEQGFGKRTDLSEYRTQARGGQGIINIKITPRGGEVAGILEVDNDDELMIITQSGMVIRLAVEGMRPMGRATQGVSVIRLKENDRITSVAKVVGKKEEEEV